A genomic stretch from Sphingobacterium sp. ML3W includes:
- a CDS encoding HmuY family protein: MRTINIIIAECSIWLSFHKIGRCIFSGFLALMLLSCGKDKDYTIGLEDGKSVVIKDLAGDTDAAMGDGVEGKEKRPFYTFLFRFKDQKQIWIKTKADSAQWLKTEDWDIAFTGPYNSEVFVNNAVDEFNPGYQGEANNTAVMLLKQSYQSLTVAPSDEEFNKSGTGKIGWASNSESLGWFQYSLSTHIMQALPNRTYAIRLPDGKYAKLQLINAYKGNPSAVTNMNWPAPYYTFKYYVQEDGSKNLNTNTL, from the coding sequence ATGAGAACAATTAACATCATTATAGCGGAATGCAGCATCTGGCTTTCATTTCATAAGATTGGACGTTGTATTTTTTCAGGTTTTCTGGCACTTATGCTCCTTTCCTGCGGGAAGGACAAAGACTATACGATTGGACTAGAAGATGGCAAGAGTGTGGTCATTAAAGATCTGGCAGGTGACACAGACGCCGCGATGGGTGATGGTGTCGAGGGTAAAGAAAAACGGCCATTCTACACATTCCTCTTTCGCTTTAAAGATCAAAAACAAATCTGGATCAAGACAAAGGCCGATTCAGCTCAGTGGTTAAAGACAGAAGACTGGGATATTGCCTTTACGGGCCCCTACAATTCTGAAGTCTTTGTCAATAATGCTGTTGATGAATTCAATCCGGGGTATCAGGGAGAAGCCAACAATACAGCTGTCATGCTATTAAAGCAATCTTACCAAAGCCTTACGGTCGCCCCTTCGGATGAAGAATTCAATAAAAGCGGAACCGGTAAAATTGGCTGGGCATCCAATTCCGAATCGCTCGGCTGGTTTCAGTACAGCCTGAGTACGCATATCATGCAGGCTCTCCCAAACCGTACTTATGCCATTCGCCTACCTGATGGCAAATATGCCAAATTGCAATTGATCAATGCCTATAAGGGAAATCCCTCAGCAGTGACCAATATGAACTGGCCCGCCCCCTACTACACTTTTAAATATTACGTGCAGGAAGATGGCAGTAAAAACTTGAATACAAATACATTATAA
- the pdeM gene encoding ligase-associated DNA damage response endonuclease PdeM translates to MNIQEQHITFNKQTLILNNQRTIFWPKQNTLILSDLHLGKAAHFRKHGIPIPSDTSSLDLQRLASLIDHYQAGNILVVGDLIHAGVNQEVLLLAAFKQKYADLNFHLVLGNHDRKVEKLAKQIDLIYHNDKFELEQISFIHEPIIAPSAFTISGHIHPGVSIKLPPNKHLRLPCFWVSAQQIILPAFSKFTGLDSRKMPPEYDCYALHDEIILPLKNS, encoded by the coding sequence ATGAATATACAGGAACAGCACATTACATTCAATAAACAAACCCTTATCCTTAACAATCAACGTACTATCTTTTGGCCGAAGCAGAATACCCTCATTCTATCCGACCTTCACCTTGGTAAAGCCGCACATTTCCGTAAACATGGAATTCCTATCCCTTCAGATACATCTAGCCTCGACCTCCAAAGACTAGCTTCTTTAATTGATCACTACCAGGCGGGTAATATTTTGGTTGTCGGCGACCTTATTCATGCAGGAGTCAATCAGGAAGTACTTTTACTGGCAGCGTTTAAACAAAAATATGCTGATCTCAATTTTCATCTCGTCCTGGGTAACCATGATAGAAAGGTGGAGAAATTAGCTAAGCAGATTGATTTGATCTATCACAACGACAAATTCGAGCTGGAGCAGATCTCCTTTATACATGAACCGATCATAGCTCCTTCGGCTTTCACCATCAGTGGACATATTCATCCGGGCGTCAGTATTAAGCTTCCCCCCAATAAACATCTCCGTCTGCCCTGCTTCTGGGTCTCCGCACAGCAGATTATTCTACCGGCATTTAGCAAGTTTACGGGATTGGATAGCCGAAAAATGCCGCCGGAGTACGATTGCTATGCTTTGCACGATGAAATAATCCTGCCGCTAAAGAATAGCTAA
- a CDS encoding ABC transporter substrate-binding protein, which produces MRRIYLIMLCCLLHIGGWANAQQRIITLNSSLTETIYGLGLGDRMIATDVTSISPKAAAALPRVSKNRSVSAEGVLSFKPTLVLANEGDVANAVIQQIRAAGVKFISVKPNYSATGALRYIQEVADAIGEPSLGKSLVSHTKISLDHTLALVKKENKGKAVPKVLFLYARGTGTMSVAGKGSSLDAMINLAGGKNAVQEFSDFKPYTTEALVQANPDIILLFDFGASSLGGKEAILKLPGMRITNAGKNERILVMNASLLVNFSNRLPDAILELHRGFGKVMDSK; this is translated from the coding sequence ATGCGTAGAATTTACTTAATTATGCTATGTTGTTTGTTGCATATCGGCGGATGGGCAAACGCGCAGCAACGGATTATTACATTGAACAGTTCGCTGACGGAAACAATTTATGGGCTTGGTTTAGGCGATCGCATGATCGCAACAGATGTGACCAGCATCTCCCCAAAAGCTGCAGCAGCATTGCCGCGGGTGAGTAAAAACCGTTCTGTTTCGGCTGAAGGGGTATTGTCTTTTAAACCTACGCTTGTACTAGCAAATGAGGGGGATGTGGCCAATGCGGTCATTCAGCAGATCCGTGCCGCCGGTGTAAAGTTTATTTCGGTCAAACCGAATTATTCTGCTACTGGCGCTTTACGCTATATCCAGGAAGTGGCGGATGCTATCGGAGAGCCATCCTTAGGGAAATCTTTGGTATCACATACAAAAATAAGTTTGGATCATACACTAGCATTGGTGAAAAAAGAAAATAAAGGTAAAGCAGTTCCGAAAGTATTGTTTTTGTATGCGCGCGGAACAGGGACAATGAGTGTGGCAGGAAAGGGTAGCAGCCTGGATGCCATGATCAATTTAGCCGGTGGAAAGAATGCCGTACAGGAATTTTCGGATTTTAAGCCGTATACGACGGAGGCATTGGTGCAGGCCAATCCAGATATTATATTACTGTTTGATTTTGGTGCGAGTAGCTTAGGTGGAAAAGAAGCTATTCTTAAATTGCCGGGGATGCGCATCACGAATGCCGGTAAAAATGAACGTATACTGGTGATGAATGCCTCCTTACTAGTCAACTTTAGTAATCGGCTGCCTGATGCGATCTTGGAACTGCACCGTGGATTTGGAAAAGTAATGGATTCAAAATAG
- a CDS encoding TonB-dependent receptor gives MFKNLSSIRINTIITLCACQIYVVQAQEKWKISGTLKNESNKAIASATVYLYPDKYAFKTDTAGRFQFNKLYTGRYELVAQALGYKELRQFVDLTDKNQQLTITLQTDNRQIDEVEVNRKLEAVDNLIKAENAAMPVKVITKREIELMGSRRLDEVLKEQTGIAIVNDIAGGSRAVGVQIQGFSSNYVMVLVDGQPMLGRNSGNFDLSRISVTNIERIEIIKGASSCLYGSDALGGAINIITRHGALTPQAHASLLYGTLNTVDATIEGETPFSNQRGSAVVSGNYYRTDGFNTDKQYLNSKSTTFPPYTNYSFQGRVRYRTSKLGTLGITGRFAARESEMINAWSEDRTLQDKQKDQDINLSASYDHNFDSSLRSMTRYYFSRFHSQIAAQWLQQGVLASAEEFGQNVHRIEQQFAYSPVQQLKFTGGIGGSVEQMDNQDLDAKRSLNSAFVYLQTEWKPIDRLLTTLGLRYDQTNVYNGHLSPSLGLQYHISPTLLVKGGLGAGFKAPDYKMRYQVFFNPAANYLVVGSERVADVIAAMDQAGELSYKNSYMLNLVAGNLKAETSLSNNIGLTWNPSKKFQADFSLFYHRINNQINTVSVGNGTSIAQIYSYRNLPKAMNKGFEVSMTYQATKDLQLSMGYQYLIAKDLSVLDSIAAGNYPYNQINDAATDLYRQSKKSDYWGIEDRSRHMFNFKAQYEYKPWGVNVNARINFRGKTPFQENNGNQFIDKYDIFIPYHTLVNMTVEKSLMNRRLTFRLIGDNLFNFTSRYLLGQPGRVIMGGVSYRWMKG, from the coding sequence GTGTTTAAAAACCTCTCTTCTATTCGAATAAATACGATAATCACCTTATGTGCCTGCCAAATTTATGTTGTGCAAGCCCAGGAAAAATGGAAGATTTCTGGAACTTTAAAAAACGAGTCGAACAAGGCAATAGCCAGTGCGACCGTCTATTTGTATCCGGATAAATACGCTTTTAAGACCGATACAGCCGGGAGATTTCAATTTAATAAACTTTATACGGGCCGTTATGAACTTGTCGCGCAAGCATTAGGCTATAAGGAGCTGCGTCAATTTGTAGATTTGACGGATAAAAACCAGCAACTCACAATCACTTTACAAACAGATAACCGTCAGATCGACGAGGTTGAGGTCAACCGCAAATTGGAAGCTGTTGATAACTTGATCAAAGCTGAAAATGCAGCTATGCCGGTCAAGGTCATTACCAAGAGAGAGATTGAATTGATGGGGAGTCGGAGGTTAGACGAAGTGCTGAAAGAGCAGACCGGTATTGCCATTGTGAACGATATTGCAGGTGGCTCCAGAGCTGTAGGTGTGCAAATTCAGGGGTTTAGCAGCAACTATGTCATGGTCTTGGTCGACGGGCAGCCTATGCTTGGCCGTAATAGCGGTAATTTTGACCTTTCACGTATTTCAGTGACCAATATCGAACGCATTGAGATCATTAAGGGAGCATCGTCCTGTTTATACGGCAGCGATGCACTTGGCGGTGCTATCAATATCATTACACGTCATGGCGCCCTAACCCCCCAAGCACATGCTTCGCTACTCTACGGCACATTAAATACGGTCGATGCAACAATAGAGGGCGAAACACCATTTTCCAATCAGCGCGGCAGCGCTGTTGTCTCCGGCAACTATTACCGGACGGATGGTTTCAATACCGACAAACAATACCTCAACTCGAAAAGTACAACCTTCCCCCCCTATACCAACTATAGCTTTCAGGGACGGGTACGCTACCGCACCAGTAAACTTGGAACACTGGGCATCACGGGTCGATTTGCAGCGCGTGAATCCGAAATGATCAATGCCTGGTCGGAGGATAGAACGCTACAGGATAAACAAAAAGATCAGGACATTAATCTATCGGCCAGCTACGACCACAATTTTGATTCGAGCCTGCGTAGCATGACACGATATTACTTTTCCAGATTCCATTCTCAGATTGCGGCACAGTGGCTGCAACAAGGGGTTTTGGCCAGCGCTGAAGAATTTGGCCAAAATGTACATCGCATCGAACAACAATTTGCCTACAGTCCGGTGCAACAACTTAAGTTCACCGGTGGAATAGGTGGCAGTGTAGAGCAAATGGACAATCAGGACCTGGATGCCAAACGCTCATTGAACAGCGCATTTGTCTATCTTCAGACGGAATGGAAACCTATTGACCGTTTGCTGACGACATTAGGCTTGCGCTATGATCAAACCAACGTCTATAACGGGCATTTGAGTCCAAGCTTGGGTTTGCAATACCATATCAGTCCAACCTTATTGGTCAAAGGCGGCCTTGGTGCAGGATTCAAAGCACCAGACTACAAGATGCGCTATCAGGTCTTCTTCAACCCAGCCGCCAACTATCTAGTTGTGGGAAGCGAACGGGTAGCCGACGTTATTGCCGCCATGGACCAGGCGGGCGAATTGAGTTATAAGAACAGCTATATGCTGAATTTAGTCGCCGGCAACCTAAAGGCCGAGACTAGCCTGTCCAACAATATCGGACTAACCTGGAATCCTTCAAAGAAATTTCAGGCAGATTTCTCCCTTTTCTATCACCGCATCAACAATCAGATCAATACCGTCAGCGTAGGTAACGGTACCAGTATCGCACAGATCTACAGTTACCGTAATTTACCGAAAGCGATGAACAAAGGTTTTGAAGTCTCCATGACCTATCAGGCGACCAAAGATCTACAATTGTCCATGGGTTATCAATACCTTATTGCCAAAGATCTCAGTGTGTTGGATAGCATTGCAGCTGGCAATTACCCCTATAACCAAATCAATGATGCAGCAACCGACCTCTATCGGCAAAGTAAAAAATCAGACTATTGGGGAATTGAGGACCGTTCGCGCCATATGTTCAATTTCAAAGCCCAATACGAATATAAACCTTGGGGAGTAAACGTCAATGCCCGCATCAATTTCCGTGGAAAAACACCCTTTCAGGAGAATAACGGCAATCAATTCATTGACAAATATGACATCTTTATCCCCTACCATACACTTGTGAATATGACGGTCGAAAAAAGTCTAATGAACCGAAGATTAACCTTTCGTCTGATCGGCGACAACCTATTCAATTTCACCAGCCGCTACCTTTTGGGCCAGCCGGGCAGGGTAATTATGGGCGGAGTCAGTTATCGATGGATGAAGGGTTAG
- a CDS encoding HmuY family protein — MNISRQLTRTKYIVLLCIGLAIHTACSKSDPTVEPIVEPPKEEESNTGLYNKLIKVRDFAGTDKNDGQNAAPTVYYSLETNKGVPETNRQTRNWDIAFSNIFNSHVSGNNGSNSSNFGYGNNATGGILIVEKDFDEVTEVPADSEFKLIGDAIGMDQNGDEGNGVGWLLYDFYGRLVREHAVQNEHVAYALGKGLTLLNGKVIKPRTLIVRTAKGNYAKIRPVSMYKGLYSPAEWLKDSPHVFISFDYVIVPKGSKTFEIKP; from the coding sequence ATGAACATATCAAGACAGCTCACGAGAACAAAGTATATTGTATTGCTCTGCATTGGTCTGGCAATCCATACTGCTTGCAGCAAATCAGATCCAACAGTAGAACCTATTGTCGAGCCGCCGAAAGAAGAAGAAAGCAATACCGGGCTTTACAATAAATTGATTAAAGTACGCGATTTCGCTGGTACAGATAAAAACGATGGCCAAAATGCTGCACCGACTGTGTATTATAGCTTGGAGACCAATAAAGGCGTACCGGAAACAAATCGTCAAACTCGAAACTGGGACATTGCCTTTAGCAATATCTTTAATAGCCATGTCTCTGGAAATAACGGATCAAACAGCAGCAATTTCGGTTATGGCAATAATGCCACCGGTGGCATCCTGATCGTTGAAAAAGATTTTGACGAAGTAACAGAAGTACCGGCTGATTCTGAGTTTAAACTTATTGGCGATGCGATAGGAATGGATCAAAATGGTGACGAAGGAAACGGTGTCGGCTGGTTATTGTATGACTTTTATGGTCGTTTGGTTCGTGAACATGCTGTTCAGAACGAGCATGTGGCTTACGCACTTGGCAAGGGTTTAACCCTTCTCAATGGTAAAGTCATCAAACCACGAACCTTGATCGTTCGCACGGCAAAGGGTAATTACGCGAAGATTAGACCAGTTTCTATGTACAAAGGTCTGTATAGCCCTGCGGAGTGGCTTAAAGATTCACCACACGTATTTATCTCCTTTGATTATGTCATTGTGCCTAAAGGCAGTAAGACATTCGAGATAAAACCCTAA
- a CDS encoding iron ABC transporter permease, whose protein sequence is MQKKQKLILLALSLILFITCIIALGLGAYHIPPGDILSMLMQKLHLSAISNQDSMHADVLFEIRMPRLLLGLLVGAALGISGAAIQGIFRNPLAEPGLIGISSGASLFAVLIIAFETFLLTSLSAWLGYYILAFGAFVGAGLTAFLVYRIASKNGRPNVTTMLLAGIAINAFAGALTGLMTYMSTEQQLRTITFWMLGSLGGATWDNLLAIGPFICISLLILPFFGKSLNAFALGELQADLLGMRTDRVKRWVVILSTLAVGASVAVSGIIGFVGLIVPHTIRLMGGPDHRFVLPGSLLLGALVLTLADVIARVLVAPIELPIGVITALLGTPVFLYILIKDK, encoded by the coding sequence GTGCAAAAGAAACAAAAGTTAATATTGCTGGCTTTGAGCCTGATATTGTTTATTACGTGTATTATTGCATTAGGTCTGGGAGCCTATCATATACCTCCGGGGGATATTTTATCCATGCTCATGCAGAAGCTGCATTTGTCTGCAATTTCTAATCAAGACAGCATGCATGCCGACGTTTTATTTGAGATCCGTATGCCACGTTTATTACTGGGGCTTTTGGTCGGAGCCGCTCTGGGTATCTCGGGCGCCGCCATTCAGGGAATTTTTCGAAATCCGCTCGCAGAGCCCGGGTTAATCGGTATTTCTTCTGGCGCCTCCTTGTTCGCTGTACTGATTATCGCATTTGAAACGTTCCTGCTGACCTCGCTGTCAGCGTGGCTGGGTTATTATATTTTGGCTTTTGGTGCTTTTGTCGGTGCCGGACTAACTGCATTTTTAGTGTATCGCATTGCCAGTAAAAATGGCCGCCCCAATGTGACAACGATGCTGTTGGCAGGTATCGCCATCAATGCATTTGCGGGCGCGCTTACAGGTTTGATGACTTACATGTCTACAGAGCAACAGCTCCGCACCATTACGTTTTGGATGCTGGGCAGTCTAGGGGGTGCAACCTGGGACAATTTATTGGCTATAGGTCCTTTTATATGTATCTCTCTGCTTATTCTTCCGTTTTTTGGAAAGTCTTTGAATGCATTTGCCCTGGGTGAACTCCAGGCTGATTTATTGGGGATGCGTACTGATCGTGTAAAAAGGTGGGTGGTCATCTTATCGACTTTGGCTGTCGGTGCCTCGGTAGCTGTCTCGGGAATTATTGGTTTTGTAGGACTTATTGTCCCGCATACTATACGTCTGATGGGAGGGCCAGATCATCGTTTTGTACTTCCGGGCTCGCTGCTCTTAGGTGCTTTGGTGCTGACGCTGGCGGACGTTATCGCCAGGGTATTGGTAGCACCCATAGAATTGCCTATCGGTGTGATTACGGCCCTGTTGGGGACGCCTGTATTTTTGTATATTTTAATCAAGGATAAATAG
- a CDS encoding AraC family transcriptional regulator, producing MLVKSKIVELADWLFEEEIPDGYVPDKPLVENKITIHTEPVHMENFQLSTSGLFILHSKMQFDRPVQILTEIEGETITSQFIFFKPVDSKLPYGMSRHNIRYIPSVKSVHQVEPGIEYTYFIAVISKEYYLNLIKRDSLLHQQFVHEIEKGEYTSFSEEDLMATYEMQHTIAELIESKKKGEIRRLHTESRIVELLMYQFEQYNEKNDQAVSLFHDEDVQRLELARQILEQRIANPPTQKELAAEVLTSESKLRKDFKEYFSVTIHDYLTRIRMEKAKSYLLDDKMTVYEVALLTGYGHQNNFSSAFKKYYGISPGELKM from the coding sequence ATGTTGGTGAAAAGTAAAATAGTTGAGTTGGCGGATTGGCTTTTTGAAGAAGAAATTCCAGACGGATATGTGCCTGATAAGCCTTTAGTTGAAAATAAAATCACGATCCATACGGAGCCCGTTCACATGGAGAATTTTCAGCTTTCTACCTCGGGTTTGTTTATATTGCATTCGAAAATGCAATTTGATCGACCTGTTCAGATATTGACCGAAATCGAAGGGGAGACCATTACCAGTCAATTTATATTCTTTAAACCGGTGGACAGTAAATTGCCCTATGGGATGAGCAGGCATAATATCCGGTATATACCTTCTGTTAAATCGGTTCATCAAGTGGAGCCCGGTATTGAGTATACGTATTTTATTGCTGTGATATCCAAGGAGTATTACCTGAACCTTATTAAGCGGGATTCATTATTGCACCAGCAATTTGTACATGAAATTGAAAAAGGGGAATATACATCGTTTTCAGAAGAAGATCTGATGGCGACCTATGAGATGCAGCACACCATAGCCGAACTCATCGAATCCAAGAAGAAAGGTGAGATACGTCGGCTGCATACTGAGTCTCGCATTGTTGAATTGCTAATGTACCAATTTGAGCAGTATAACGAGAAAAATGATCAGGCCGTTTCGTTGTTCCATGACGAAGATGTGCAACGCCTGGAGCTGGCCCGGCAGATTCTCGAACAGCGTATTGCCAATCCACCGACACAAAAAGAACTCGCGGCAGAGGTATTGACAAGTGAAAGTAAGCTGCGAAAGGATTTTAAAGAATATTTTTCGGTTACAATCCACGATTATCTCACTCGAATCCGCATGGAAAAAGCCAAAAGTTATTTATTGGATGATAAGATGACAGTTTATGAAGTTGCTTTGCTGACCGGATATGGTCATCAGAATAACTTTAGCAGTGCGTTTAAAAAATACTATGGAATTTCCCCCGGCGAGCTTAAAATGTAA
- a CDS encoding heme ABC transporter ATP-binding protein — MLRVEKINYEVKGRKLLKDITFQVRKGEILAVLGANGAGKSTLMGLLCGEKKPDSGQIHFNGKLLSAYDAATLSKCRALMSQQQQITLSFKVEEIVLMGRYPHYKNTPTVRDHQVVSETMELCGVTAFADRDFLSLSGGEQQRVHLARVLAQIWDNPDALLLLDEPISALDLHYQQKVLAIARALARKGFMVILIVHDVNFAAMYADRILMLKHGRKLFHGTPVEVLAQKEIYTIFSVESNVIMNPRTLKPYVQLKEMEIDLE; from the coding sequence ATGTTGCGTGTAGAAAAAATCAACTATGAGGTGAAAGGCCGAAAACTACTGAAAGACATCACCTTTCAGGTTCGTAAAGGTGAGATTTTAGCTGTCCTTGGAGCTAATGGGGCCGGAAAGTCTACCTTGATGGGGCTCCTGTGTGGTGAAAAGAAGCCTGATTCTGGACAGATTCATTTCAATGGCAAATTGTTGTCTGCGTACGATGCAGCGACATTGTCCAAATGCAGGGCCCTTATGAGCCAGCAGCAACAGATTACATTGAGTTTTAAGGTGGAAGAGATTGTATTAATGGGGAGGTATCCGCATTATAAAAATACGCCCACAGTGCGTGATCATCAGGTGGTGTCCGAAACGATGGAGCTCTGTGGTGTCACGGCATTCGCTGACCGGGATTTTTTGAGCCTTTCAGGGGGGGAGCAACAACGTGTTCATCTCGCGCGTGTTTTAGCACAGATCTGGGATAATCCCGATGCGCTCCTGTTACTTGACGAACCTATTTCGGCTTTAGATCTGCATTATCAGCAAAAGGTGCTGGCGATTGCACGTGCATTGGCCCGTAAAGGATTTATGGTTATTTTGATTGTCCATGATGTTAATTTTGCAGCGATGTATGCCGACCGAATCCTAATGCTCAAACATGGACGTAAACTCTTTCATGGTACACCAGTGGAGGTTTTGGCACAGAAGGAAATCTACACGATTTTTTCGGTTGAATCCAATGTGATTATGAATCCACGAACATTGAAGCCTTATGTTCAATTGAAGGAGATGGAGATTGACCTGGAGTAG